One part of the Ziziphus jujuba cultivar Dongzao chromosome 2, ASM3175591v1 genome encodes these proteins:
- the LOC107418236 gene encoding cytochrome P450 71AP13-like — protein MISENSNGSPRKVVKEPTFLCVLVFLLVLLKLIFKKSRKKEVNLPPSPSKLPIIGNLHQLGSMPHLSLRSLAEKYGPILFLQLGEIPTVVVSSARLAKEVLKTNDLALCSRPQIFSAKHLFYNCTDIVFSPYGAYWRHIRKICILELLSAKRVQSYSFVREEEVARLIRRIADSHPGTTNLTKMLGLYANDVLCRTAFGRDFSGGGEYDKHGFQKMLEEYQELLGGFSLGDFFPSMEFIHSLTGMKSRLQETFRRFDHLFNQILNEHLSPMREKEEHKDLVDVLLDIQKNSSLEMPLTMDNVKAIILDMFAAGTDTTFITLDWGMTELIMNPKVMEKAQAEVRRVVGDRKVVLESDLPQLYYMKAVIKEIFRLHPPAPVLVPRETMERVKIDGYDIPAKTRIFVNAWAIGRDQESWEDPETFEPERFMGSTIDFKGQDFELIPFGAGRRSCPAITFGTASVELALAQLLHSFDWELPEGVTAKDLDMTEVFGITMHRIADLIVLAKPHFS, from the exons ATGA TTTCAGAGAACTCCAATGGCTCTCCTAGAAAAGTGGTAAAGGAACCCACTTTTCTCTGTGTATTGGTTTTCCTTTTGGTGTTGCTCAAGTTAATCTTCAAGAAGTCgagaaaaaaagaagtgaaTCTCCCACCAAGTCCTTCAAAACTACCAATAATTGGTAATCTTCACCAGCTAGGCAGCATGCCTCACCTCTCTCTCAGAAGCCTGGCAGAAAAGTATGGTCCTATATTGTTCTTGCAGCTTGGTGAGATCCCAACTGTGGTGGTTTCATCAGCTCGACTTGCCAAGGAAGTATTGAAAACCAATGATCTTGCTTTGTGTAGTCGTCCACAAATCTTTTCTGCCAAACACCTCTTCTACAATTGCACTGATATTGTCTTCTCACCTTACGGTGCTTATTGGAGGCATATTCGGAAAATTTGCATACTTGAGCTGTTAAGTGCCAAAAGGGTCCAATCATATAGCTTTGTTAGAGAAGAAGAAGTTGCTCGTCTGATTCGTCGGATTGCAGATTCTCATCCCGGCACAACCAATCTGACTAAGATGCTTGGACTATACGCAAATGATGTACTTTGTCGCACAGCATTTGGAAGGGACTTCTCTGGAGGAGGAGAGTATGACAAGCATGGGTTCCAAAAGATGCTGGAGGAGTATCAAGAATTGCTGGGAGGATTCAGTCTTGGAGATTTCTTCCCTTCAATGGAGTTTATACACAGTTTAACAGGAATGAAATCGAGACTGCAGGAAACCTTTCGACGATTCGATCATCTTTTCAACCAGATCTTGAATGAACATCTCAGCCCCATGAGAGAAAAAGAGGAGCATAAGGATCTTGTGGATGTTTTACTTGATATACAGAAGAATAGTTCCCTTGAGATGCCCCTCACCATGGATAATGTCAAAGCTATCATCTTG GACATGTTTGCAGCAGGGACAGACACAACTTTCATCACCCTTGATTGGGGAATGACAGAGCTCATCATGAATCCTAAAGTCATGGAAAAAGCACAAGCTGAAGTAAGAAGAGTTGTGGGAGACAGAAAAGTAGTGTTAGAGAGTGACTTGCCTCAACTTTACTACATGAAAGCTGTCATCAAAGAAATCTTTCGATTGCATCCTCCTGCTCCAGTATTAGTCCCAAGAGAGACTATGGAACGTGTAAAGATTGATGGATATGATATTCCAGCGAAGACTCGAATCTTTGTGAATGCCTGGGCAATAGGAAGGGATCAAGAAAGTTGGGAAGATCCAGAAACATTTGAACCAGAAAGATTTATGGGTAGCACTATTGATTTCAAAGGGCAGGATTTTGAGCTCATACCTTTCGGAGCTGGTAGAAGAAGCTGCCCTGCTATTACATTTGGAACAGCGAGTGTTGAGCTTGCACTTGCTCAACTTCTCCATAGCTTTGATTGGGAGCTTCCTGAAGGTGTTACAGCGAAAGATTTGGATATGACAGAAGTTTTTGGCATTACAATGCACAGGATAGCTGATCTGATTGTTCTTGCCAAACCACACTTCTCCTAA